In the bacterium genome, one interval contains:
- a CDS encoding NAD(P)/FAD-dependent oxidoreductase, which translates to MIYSEVIIVGGGPAGSSCAWKLKQFGIESLILDKQEFPREKLCAGWITPQVFCDLQINEEDYPHGLTKFNKFIIHIFRKEIEIAVHQYAIRRYEFDHWLLKRSAASVHFHEVREIQKEGQYYIIDEQYCCTCLIGAGGTYCPVYRTFFKPVYPRRKESLIVALEEEFSYNYQEKNCHLWFLNNKLPGYAWYVPKSEGYLNIGIGGYFDKLKANHDSIQNQWQLFNHELERLSFVDHHHFNAKGYAYYLRNDTDIIQIDSLFLIGDAAGLATRDMGEGIGPAIKSGILAAEAIASGKALSLSSVGKYSFPKYSTFARLFFASLFKPGGRSQAQNGG; encoded by the coding sequence ATGATTTACTCAGAAGTGATCATCGTCGGCGGCGGCCCCGCCGGCTCCAGCTGTGCCTGGAAATTAAAACAATTCGGCATAGAATCCTTAATACTCGACAAACAGGAATTTCCCAGAGAAAAATTATGTGCAGGCTGGATCACGCCACAGGTCTTCTGTGATTTACAGATCAATGAAGAGGATTATCCCCACGGCCTGACAAAATTCAATAAATTTATTATTCATATTTTTCGTAAAGAGATTGAAATAGCGGTCCATCAATATGCCATTCGCCGGTATGAATTTGACCACTGGCTGCTCAAACGATCAGCCGCTTCGGTCCATTTCCATGAAGTCAGGGAGATTCAAAAAGAAGGTCAGTATTATATTATTGACGAACAATATTGTTGTACCTGTTTAATAGGAGCTGGCGGAACCTATTGTCCGGTATATCGCACTTTTTTCAAGCCTGTCTATCCGAGGCGAAAAGAATCATTGATCGTGGCGCTTGAGGAAGAATTCTCCTATAATTATCAGGAAAAGAACTGTCATCTTTGGTTTCTAAATAACAAGCTTCCGGGATATGCATGGTATGTACCTAAAAGCGAAGGATATTTGAACATTGGAATCGGCGGTTACTTCGATAAATTAAAAGCCAACCATGACAGTATCCAAAATCAATGGCAGCTATTTAACCATGAACTGGAACGGCTTTCATTTGTTGATCATCATCATTTCAATGCTAAGGGATATGCTTATTATCTCAGAAATGATACGGATATCATACAGATCGACAGCCTCTTCCTCATTGGTGATGCGGCTGGATTAGCCACTCGAGATATGGGAGAAGGTATTGGCCCGGCGATTAAAAGCGGAATTTTGGCTGCTGAGGCCATTGCCTCTGGCAAAGCACTCTCTTTGAGTTCGGTTGGAAAATACAGCTTTCCGAAATATTCTACTTTTGCCAGGTTGTTTTTTGCCAGCCTGTTCAAACCGGGAGGCAGGAGTCAAGCTCAAAATGGTGGATAA